A section of the Planctomycetota bacterium genome encodes:
- a CDS encoding DUF423 domain-containing protein — protein MKPSWITAGALVGFAAVAAGSFGAHLLETRLEETGQATNWETAVRYALAHALALVAVGLLARLPHSPGAPLSAAGWCFLLGTAIFSGCLGVLALSGLRWLGAIVPIGGLLMLAGWLALAIAGLTRGD, from the coding sequence ATGAAGCCCTCCTGGATCACCGCCGGGGCTCTCGTCGGCTTCGCCGCCGTCGCCGCCGGCTCGTTCGGCGCCCACCTCCTCGAGACCCGCCTCGAGGAGACCGGCCAGGCTACCAATTGGGAGACCGCGGTCCGCTACGCCCTCGCGCACGCCCTGGCGCTCGTCGCCGTCGGCCTGCTCGCTCGACTGCCGCACTCCCCCGGCGCCCCGCTGTCGGCTGCGGGTTGGTGCTTTCTGCTCGGCACCGCGATCTTCAGCGGCTGCCTGGGCGTGCTCGCTCTCTCGGGCCTGCGCTGGCTCGGCGCGATCGTGCCGATCGGCGGCCTCCTCATGCTGGCCGGCTGGCTGGC